The proteins below are encoded in one region of Flavobacterium nackdongense:
- a CDS encoding exopolysaccharide biosynthesis polyprenyl glycosylphosphotransferase yields MKNSYKYTFIIFCAIADMIAMVLGTILFFEIANAEGIVWNTLYLNKMIVITLVSWLFAVIHFKLYAVDALFSLEGFYSKSWRALVTQLLLWYCCVFVLQDNLVFFLGSNANLIQMSFLMGYFLFSRILFTLLLEKIKKLVVNTNTVAIWGFNKTSIELASQLETNSYFTDFRGILNENASTNYATNEDFALALADGIYNASEQHINELYIVANPDFITDLNYFFGLGDKYCMCLRFIPDFSMISKNQFSSSHLNNFHVIKPRFEPLQNSYNRLIKRVFDVIFSSLVIIFVLSWLYPIVAIIIKKQSKGPVLFKQLRSGLNNEPFWCYKFRSMYVNMGDESQQAQKGDARITPIGKFLRCSSLDEMPQFFNVLIGNMSIVGPRPHMIKHTLDYNAQIDNFMVRHFVKPGITGLAQVSGLRGETKRISDMIRRVNKDIEYVQRWSLFTDIKICFMTVIVTLKGDVNAF; encoded by the coding sequence ATGAAAAATAGTTACAAATACACGTTTATAATTTTCTGTGCCATTGCAGATATGATTGCTATGGTATTGGGTACCATCCTGTTTTTCGAAATTGCCAACGCTGAGGGTATTGTTTGGAATACTTTGTATCTCAACAAAATGATTGTTATTACATTGGTAAGTTGGTTATTTGCCGTAATCCATTTTAAATTGTATGCTGTAGATGCCCTTTTTAGTTTAGAAGGATTTTACTCTAAGAGCTGGCGTGCCTTGGTAACACAACTATTATTATGGTATTGTTGCGTTTTTGTTTTGCAAGATAATTTGGTCTTCTTCCTAGGAAGTAATGCCAATTTGATTCAAATGAGTTTCTTAATGGGCTATTTTTTGTTTTCAAGAATTTTGTTTACCTTATTGCTCGAAAAAATCAAAAAACTAGTTGTCAATACTAATACGGTCGCTATTTGGGGATTTAATAAAACCAGTATCGAATTAGCTTCGCAATTAGAAACAAATTCCTATTTTACTGACTTTAGAGGAATCCTCAACGAAAATGCTTCAACTAATTATGCCACTAATGAAGACTTTGCGTTAGCACTTGCCGACGGCATTTACAATGCTTCTGAGCAGCATATCAACGAGTTATATATTGTAGCCAATCCTGATTTTATAACAGATTTGAATTATTTCTTTGGTCTTGGTGATAAGTATTGTATGTGCTTGAGATTTATCCCGGATTTCTCAATGATTTCAAAAAATCAGTTTAGTTCAAGCCATTTGAATAATTTTCATGTGATAAAACCTCGTTTTGAACCCTTGCAAAACTCCTATAACAGATTGATCAAAAGAGTATTTGACGTCATTTTTAGTAGCTTAGTAATTATTTTCGTTTTGTCTTGGCTTTATCCGATAGTAGCTATTATAATCAAGAAGCAAAGTAAAGGCCCTGTTTTATTTAAACAATTGCGGTCTGGCTTAAATAACGAACCTTTCTGGTGTTATAAATTCCGCAGTATGTATGTGAATATGGGCGACGAAAGTCAACAAGCTCAAAAAGGAGATGCCCGAATTACACCAATCGGGAAATTTCTTAGATGCTCTAGTTTGGATGAAATGCCGCAATTTTTTAATGTTCTAATCGGAAATATGAGTATCGTTGGTCCAAGACCTCATATGATTAAACATACCTTAGACTACAATGCACAGATTGATAATTTTATGGTGCGTCATTTTGTAAAACCAGGAATTACAGGTCTGGCTCAGGTTTCAGGACTCAGAGGCGAGACAAAAAGAATATCAGATATGATTCGTCGAGTGAATAAAGATATCGAATATGTGCAGCGTTGGAGTTTATTCACCGATATCAAAATTTGTTTTATGACTGTTATTGTTACTCTGAAAGGAGATGTAAATGCTTTTTAA
- a CDS encoding VanZ family protein, with protein MLKKILLGLLLLVIIAVFYFSWLPDPTFKNETYLPKWLVDWGNNNYNVRTAIPFLGLGFLLEAYAQPKRINKINSNNYLGLLKNIAIAAVIVCIAEAGQFFIQKRNQDLADVFYGIVGSSIGAAVYNFLRKIRHEK; from the coding sequence ATGTTGAAAAAAATATTGTTAGGGCTTTTGCTATTAGTTATAATTGCTGTGTTTTATTTTTCGTGGTTGCCAGATCCAACTTTCAAGAACGAAACCTATTTACCAAAGTGGCTTGTGGACTGGGGTAATAATAACTACAATGTACGAACAGCTATCCCCTTTTTAGGTTTAGGCTTTCTATTAGAAGCGTATGCACAACCCAAAAGAATAAATAAAATCAATAGTAATAATTATTTGGGGTTACTAAAAAACATAGCTATAGCAGCCGTTATCGTTTGCATTGCAGAAGCAGGGCAATTTTTTATTCAAAAAAGAAATCAAGATTTAGCAGATGTGTTTTATGGAATAGTAGGAAGCTCGATAGGAGCCGCAGTTTACAATTTTTTAAGAAAAATAAGACATGAAAAATAG